The Gymnodinialimonas sp. 57CJ19 genome includes a window with the following:
- a CDS encoding phytanoyl-CoA dioxygenase family protein yields MSDTFNADGFVAITPLFEAEKMREINAELDRYIRDVMPGMPVEEVYFEDRNDRSTLKQMQKLSVYDEYFRALMEESVISDIASAVMGEKAVPQNLQYFNKPAGIGQPTPPHQDGYYFHLSPCKAVTGWLALEPVDSENGCIHYVRGSHKGDGFRPHGRSNVLGFSQGLTDFGTDDDTANTVSFPGAEGTFLMHDARTIHWAGANQSPTRSRRALGFVYFGESAKVDQASKAGYKAKLEADLRAQAKI; encoded by the coding sequence ATGTCAGACACCTTCAATGCTGACGGATTTGTGGCGATCACTCCGCTGTTTGAAGCCGAGAAAATGCGTGAGATCAACGCAGAGCTGGATCGCTATATCCGCGACGTCATGCCGGGGATGCCAGTGGAAGAGGTGTATTTTGAGGATCGTAACGACCGCTCGACACTGAAGCAGATGCAGAAGCTTTCGGTTTATGACGAATACTTCCGCGCGCTGATGGAGGAGAGCGTGATCAGCGACATTGCAAGTGCCGTGATGGGTGAGAAGGCGGTGCCGCAAAACCTGCAATACTTTAACAAGCCTGCTGGAATAGGCCAGCCAACGCCGCCCCATCAGGACGGGTATTACTTTCACCTCTCACCCTGCAAGGCAGTAACGGGGTGGTTGGCGTTGGAGCCTGTGGATTCTGAAAACGGTTGCATTCACTATGTGCGGGGTTCCCATAAGGGGGATGGCTTTCGCCCCCACGGACGCTCGAACGTGTTGGGGTTTTCGCAAGGCCTGACTGATTTCGGAACCGATGACGACACCGCCAACACCGTCTCCTTTCCCGGTGCTGAGGGAACATTCTTGATGCATGATGCAAGGACGATCCACTGGGCAGGGGCAAACCAATCCCCAACCCGGTCACGGCGGGCCCTTGGGTTTGTCTACTTTGGTGAAAGTGCAAAGGTGGATCAGGCGTCGAAGGCGGGTTACAAGGCCAAACTCGAAGCCGATCTTCGCGCCCAAGCGAAGATTTAG
- a CDS encoding helix-turn-helix domain-containing protein — MRLLLHAYGRFDQRLPIGPVSWPFHDLLWIHQGGAQLRFADGSGLTLSAPDGVLILPNTAFSGHAIGAAATASVCHFETDAPCDPGYLSAAPSERLDLSALIRMALRLATEMPDALDRRQRLLQTILDGFTPVETTTPIDRDEIRVDRAWTQAAQNLHVIRGLVDVAALIDLRESAFRTLHRRVYNTPAGAHLRGLRLAQTQTLLATTGLTLDEIAKRVGYGHAETLNAAFRKARGVTPGAFRRHAQPFA; from the coding sequence GTGCGTTTACTTCTCCATGCCTACGGCCGCTTTGATCAGCGACTGCCCATCGGTCCGGTTAGTTGGCCGTTCCATGATCTGTTGTGGATCCACCAAGGGGGGGCGCAACTGCGTTTTGCGGATGGAAGCGGTCTTACATTGAGCGCGCCCGACGGTGTTTTGATCCTACCGAATACCGCCTTCTCCGGCCATGCGATTGGCGCGGCTGCGACCGCTTCGGTGTGTCACTTCGAGACCGATGCCCCCTGCGATCCGGGCTACCTCTCTGCGGCCCCGTCCGAAAGGTTGGACCTAAGCGCGCTTATTAGGATGGCTCTCAGATTGGCCACCGAGATGCCTGATGCCTTGGATCGGCGGCAGCGTTTATTGCAGACGATCCTTGACGGGTTCACACCGGTGGAGACAACGACGCCGATAGACCGTGATGAAATCCGCGTGGACCGTGCCTGGACGCAAGCGGCGCAAAACCTGCACGTCATCCGCGGCCTTGTGGATGTGGCCGCTTTGATCGACCTGCGCGAAAGCGCCTTCAGAACGCTCCATCGCCGCGTTTACAACACCCCCGCTGGTGCACATCTGCGCGGGTTGCGTCTGGCCCAAACCCAGACGCTTTTGGCGACCACGGGTCTGACCCTAGATGAGATCGCCAAGCGGGTCGGTTATGGCCATGCGGAAACCCTGAACGCCGCGTTCCGCAAGGCCCGAGGCGTCACCCCCGGCGCGTTCAGGCGTCATGCGCAGCCCTTTGCCTGA
- a CDS encoding dihydrodipicolinate synthase family protein — protein MAKFSINDFHGVIPALVTAFDLDGTLNEDLTRGLTASLLSRGVDGFYLTGSTGEGFMMSPDERMRVVQVVCDEVAGRVPVMVHVGAISTYQTVALAQQAEAAGADAISSVPPIYWPFTPDQIVNYYTDVTASTSLPMVAYNITLAGALGFDMLARLATIEGLKGVKYTAPTHFEIGRMKREIGPQFRVFSGADEMAMSGLAFGADGLIGSFYNIIPELYADLTKAMAEGRLDDAKALQDKANDIIFFTLQQYPMSAVKRVMAWQGADAGYCRKPFDNYETPEQEAALKDAFRAFRDSHDLSGIGFLDGI, from the coding sequence ATGGCAAAATTCTCGATTAATGACTTCCACGGCGTCATCCCGGCCCTTGTCACGGCCTTCGACTTGGACGGTACGCTGAATGAGGATCTGACCCGTGGGTTGACCGCGTCGTTGCTGTCTCGCGGAGTTGATGGTTTTTACCTGACGGGCTCAACCGGCGAAGGGTTCATGATGAGTCCTGATGAACGGATGCGTGTTGTCCAAGTCGTCTGTGACGAAGTCGCGGGCCGTGTTCCCGTGATGGTTCACGTAGGCGCGATCAGCACCTATCAAACGGTGGCGCTGGCACAGCAGGCTGAAGCCGCAGGCGCAGACGCCATATCCTCGGTGCCGCCAATTTACTGGCCATTCACCCCGGATCAGATCGTGAATTATTATACGGACGTCACCGCTTCTACATCGTTGCCGATGGTGGCCTATAACATCACTCTCGCTGGTGCACTTGGCTTCGACATGTTGGCACGGCTTGCGACGATTGAAGGCTTAAAAGGGGTGAAATACACCGCGCCAACACATTTTGAGATTGGTCGGATGAAGCGAGAGATCGGGCCGCAGTTCCGCGTCTTCTCCGGCGCCGATGAAATGGCGATGTCAGGCCTTGCCTTCGGCGCGGACGGGCTGATCGGCTCGTTTTACAATATCATCCCCGAGCTCTACGCCGATTTGACGAAAGCGATGGCGGAAGGGCGTTTGGACGACGCAAAGGCGTTGCAAGACAAGGCCAACGACATCATCTTCTTCACGCTGCAACAATATCCAATGTCAGCGGTTAAAAGGGTCATGGCATGGCAGGGCGCGGACGCGGGCTATTGCCGCAAACCCTTCGACAACTACGAAACCCCGGAGCAGGAAGCGGCGCTAAAAGATGCCTTCCGGGCATTCCGGGATTCCCATGACCTGAGCGGGATCGGCTTCCTCGACGGGATCTAG
- a CDS encoding ABC transporter ATP-binding protein, protein MAGDPILSLRDVEVHFPIRTGILKRVTGHVRAVDGVDLDVHRGEVLGLVGESGCGKTTLGKAILQLVRATQGTVTYSDDTEKTELTTLDDAGLFAFRKRLQIVFQDPHSSLNPAFTIFGSLEDPLRHYGVKSRAERRKIVGDLLEAVNMRREAMDRYPHEFSGGQRQRIGIARALSIGPELIVCDEAVSALDVSIQAQVLQLLIDLKREKNLTYVFITHDLSVTEYLCDRIAVMYLGKVVELCDADELYSNTLHPYTQALLSAIPVADLDRKTQRIVLEGDVPSPINPPSGCPFHPRCRFAKDICKTDVPSLRKFKAGQGEHLAACHLIEHPLAE, encoded by the coding sequence ATGGCCGGTGATCCGATCCTAAGCCTGCGCGATGTCGAGGTGCATTTCCCGATACGCACCGGCATTCTGAAACGCGTAACAGGTCACGTCCGCGCGGTGGACGGAGTTGATCTGGATGTCCATCGAGGCGAGGTTCTGGGCCTCGTCGGGGAAAGTGGATGTGGCAAGACCACGCTCGGCAAGGCGATCTTGCAATTGGTCCGCGCGACCCAAGGCACCGTGACCTACAGTGACGACACTGAGAAGACAGAGTTGACGACTCTGGACGATGCGGGACTGTTCGCCTTCCGCAAACGGCTTCAGATCGTTTTCCAAGATCCACACTCTTCCTTGAACCCCGCGTTCACCATCTTTGGCTCGCTCGAAGACCCGTTGCGCCACTACGGCGTAAAAAGCCGGGCTGAGCGCCGCAAAATTGTGGGTGATCTGTTGGAAGCCGTGAATATGCGGCGAGAGGCGATGGATCGCTATCCGCACGAATTTTCAGGTGGTCAACGGCAACGCATCGGCATCGCGCGCGCGCTCAGCATCGGACCGGAACTGATCGTCTGCGACGAGGCGGTGAGCGCGTTGGACGTGTCGATTCAGGCGCAGGTCTTGCAACTTCTCATAGACCTCAAACGAGAGAAAAACCTGACCTATGTGTTCATCACCCACGACCTGAGCGTCACGGAATACCTCTGCGATCGTATTGCCGTGATGTATCTAGGCAAGGTGGTGGAGCTTTGCGACGCGGATGAGCTTTATTCAAACACGCTGCATCCCTACACGCAGGCGCTGCTGTCCGCGATCCCGGTCGCGGATCTGGATCGCAAAACGCAACGCATCGTGCTTGAGGGCGATGTGCCAAGCCCGATCAACCCGCCCTCCGGCTGTCCGTTCCACCCGCGATGCCGTTTCGCCAAGGATATCTGCAAAACGGATGTCCCAAGCCTGCGCAAATTCAAAGCCGGGCAGGGCGAACATCTGGCGGCCTGCCACCTGATAGAACACCCCCTTGCGGAATGA
- a CDS encoding amidohydrolase family protein — protein sequence MTDMPWRPTELDERIWAEELDPFVPQRVFDVHTHLHSWDHYIDLDKHVGPYAGTIGHYFPRADRVIADAVDASLMPGRDVERLSFPYPYPRPMDLAAANALVADEVCGNSAGLMMVHPEMNVETIRTTLRTTGIIGLKPYLVYAKGTAPADAAITDFLPEEQIALADELGLIIMMHLSKRDAVADPDNIRDLLDLTARYPNAKWILAHCARSYSAWAIEAAASALRDIPNIWYDTSTVCEADTLDALYTGVGVDRVMYGSDDLIGPMRGKYIAFGRAWALLHPGNHSLSLGHCNPEMTFIRYEQLRAMKRGARQVGLTEAQRNALFHDTARALVDSVPKPDGT from the coding sequence ATGACTGACATGCCTTGGAGACCAACGGAATTGGATGAACGTATCTGGGCCGAAGAGCTTGACCCTTTCGTGCCCCAGCGTGTCTTCGACGTGCACACACACCTGCATAGTTGGGACCACTATATCGACTTGGACAAACACGTCGGACCCTACGCGGGTACAATCGGCCATTACTTCCCACGGGCAGATCGCGTGATAGCGGACGCGGTTGATGCCAGCCTGATGCCGGGGCGTGATGTCGAAAGGTTATCATTCCCATACCCCTACCCTCGCCCAATGGACCTTGCGGCGGCCAATGCGCTGGTGGCGGACGAAGTCTGCGGAAACTCTGCGGGATTGATGATGGTTCACCCGGAAATGAACGTCGAAACCATCCGCACAACCCTGCGTACGACGGGCATAATCGGACTGAAGCCTTATCTTGTCTACGCCAAAGGCACCGCCCCTGCGGATGCCGCGATTACGGACTTCCTTCCAGAAGAACAGATTGCTCTGGCAGACGAACTGGGCCTGATCATCATGATGCACCTGTCCAAACGCGATGCCGTGGCCGACCCTGACAACATCCGGGACCTGCTGGACCTGACTGCGCGATACCCCAATGCCAAATGGATCCTTGCCCATTGCGCCCGTAGCTATTCCGCTTGGGCGATCGAGGCTGCGGCCTCGGCACTGCGCGACATTCCCAATATTTGGTACGACACCTCGACCGTGTGCGAAGCAGATACGTTGGATGCGCTTTACACAGGGGTCGGCGTGGACCGCGTAATGTACGGCAGTGACGATCTCATCGGCCCCATGCGTGGAAAATACATCGCCTTCGGACGCGCTTGGGCTCTACTTCATCCTGGCAATCACAGCCTGTCTCTTGGTCATTGCAACCCGGAGATGACATTTATCCGTTACGAACAGCTGCGCGCAATGAAACGGGGCGCGCGCCAAGTCGGGTTGACCGAAGCGCAACGCAATGCGTTGTTTCACGACACCGCGCGCGCCTTGGTCGACAGTGTCCCGAAACCAGACGGGACCTAG
- a CDS encoding pyridoxal-phosphate dependent enzyme, whose product MSKRGLYERYGELLPKISGLGPVDLGQGNTPLVRSRSIGPAAGLPNLLFKMEHLNPTGSYKDRFAGLAVGAARASGATRCMATSSGNTGAALAAFAAAGGLRCALYVSENAPAGKLSQMLAYGADVYRVDQFTIDPVESMAISALLEDEAQKRGLELFITAYAVCPDAMEGIKTIAYEIHEDAPEVADVFVPVGGGGLHVAISRGFDDLSQATPGLLRPRMHAVQLSGNDTVATPLRNGDTQARPVDTSTSISGLGVGFILDGHDVIRHARATGGQGHVIDEDVVRAVQRRLALEEGILVEPAGAVSVAGALAAAQSEEISGDDPVVCILTGHGFKDPDTLQAIGGDAVRISRGEIAGTFKHD is encoded by the coding sequence ATGTCGAAACGTGGCCTCTATGAACGCTATGGGGAACTCTTGCCGAAGATCAGCGGCTTGGGGCCTGTCGATCTTGGGCAGGGCAACACGCCGCTTGTCCGCAGCAGATCAATCGGACCGGCGGCGGGTCTTCCTAACCTCCTGTTCAAGATGGAACATTTGAACCCGACCGGCTCCTACAAGGATCGTTTTGCGGGTCTTGCCGTGGGCGCTGCACGGGCATCGGGTGCGACCCGATGCATGGCGACCTCGTCGGGCAATACCGGGGCTGCACTTGCCGCCTTCGCAGCGGCAGGCGGGTTGAGATGCGCGCTCTACGTGTCCGAGAACGCCCCGGCGGGCAAACTTTCACAAATGCTGGCCTATGGGGCCGACGTCTATCGCGTTGATCAATTCACCATTGACCCCGTCGAAAGCATGGCGATTTCTGCCTTGCTGGAAGACGAAGCGCAAAAGCGAGGGCTTGAACTGTTCATCACGGCCTACGCGGTCTGCCCTGACGCTATGGAAGGGATCAAAACCATCGCCTACGAGATCCACGAAGACGCGCCCGAGGTGGCGGATGTCTTTGTCCCCGTCGGTGGCGGTGGTCTGCACGTCGCGATTTCGCGCGGGTTTGATGATCTTTCACAGGCGACCCCGGGCCTGTTACGTCCCCGGATGCACGCGGTGCAACTCAGTGGGAACGATACCGTCGCAACCCCATTACGCAACGGCGACACCCAAGCGCGTCCGGTCGATACGTCAACCTCGATCTCTGGCCTGGGGGTCGGTTTTATCCTTGATGGACACGACGTGATCCGCCATGCCCGCGCGACGGGCGGACAGGGCCATGTAATTGACGAGGATGTGGTCCGCGCTGTGCAGCGCAGGTTGGCGCTGGAGGAAGGTATTCTGGTTGAACCCGCCGGTGCCGTCAGCGTTGCAGGCGCCCTTGCGGCTGCGCAATCGGAGGAGATCTCGGGCGATGATCCGGTGGTCTGTATCTTGACGGGCCACGGATTCAAAGATCCCGACACCCTGCAAGCCATCGGCGGCGATGCGGTGCGGATCAGCCGGGGCGAGATTGCGGGAACATTTAAACATGACTGA
- a CDS encoding aminotransferase class III-fold pyridoxal phosphate-dependent enzyme, which produces MSNGQKLWNRAKAVVPGGNMLLSKRPEMHLPEAWPAYFSRASGVTVWDMDGRDYTDMSLMSVGTNTLGYGHPKVDAAVRCVIDAGNMSTLNAPEEVALAERLIDLHPWADMARFARSGGEANAIAIRIARAASGRDGVAICGYHGWHDWYLAANLGDSEGLDGHLLPGLAPAGVPRDLAGSVVPFSYNDLPGLERLILEYPIGVIKMEVQRSTAPAPGYLEAVRALADAHGIVLIFDECTSGFRQSFGGLHKIYGVEPDLAVFGKALGNGYAVTAVIGRRNVMEAAQSTFISSTFWTERIGSAAALATLDAMEDVGSWDVITETGRDIGERWKSLAAKHGLDITVAGLPALTGFSVGGADALIYKTLITQEMLKSGYLAGTSVYVCTEHSDEVLDGYVEALDPIFGQIAECMNGRDPMELLDGPVCHAGFARLA; this is translated from the coding sequence ATGAGCAATGGTCAGAAATTATGGAACCGCGCCAAGGCGGTCGTTCCCGGCGGCAACATGCTGCTATCCAAGCGTCCCGAAATGCACTTGCCAGAGGCTTGGCCTGCCTATTTCTCTCGGGCGTCTGGCGTCACTGTCTGGGATATGGACGGTCGCGACTACACCGACATGTCGTTGATGAGTGTTGGGACCAATACGCTGGGTTACGGCCATCCAAAGGTCGATGCGGCTGTGAGGTGTGTGATTGACGCGGGCAACATGTCGACGCTGAACGCGCCGGAGGAAGTGGCGCTGGCCGAACGGTTGATTGATCTGCACCCTTGGGCAGACATGGCGCGTTTCGCCCGTTCGGGCGGCGAGGCAAATGCCATCGCCATCCGGATCGCCCGCGCGGCCTCGGGTCGTGATGGCGTGGCGATTTGCGGCTATCATGGGTGGCATGATTGGTATCTGGCAGCGAACCTTGGCGATTCCGAGGGGCTGGACGGACACCTTTTGCCCGGTCTCGCACCCGCAGGCGTACCGCGCGATCTGGCCGGGTCTGTCGTTCCGTTCAGCTACAATGACCTGCCGGGATTAGAGAGGTTGATCTTGGAGTATCCCATCGGCGTCATCAAGATGGAGGTTCAACGTAGCACGGCGCCTGCACCGGGTTATCTGGAGGCGGTTCGCGCGCTGGCCGACGCCCATGGAATTGTCCTTATCTTCGACGAATGCACCTCTGGTTTCCGGCAATCTTTTGGTGGCCTGCACAAGATTTACGGCGTGGAACCGGACCTCGCAGTTTTCGGCAAAGCCTTGGGCAACGGCTATGCGGTCACGGCGGTGATCGGGCGGCGCAACGTGATGGAAGCGGCTCAAAGCACTTTCATCAGTTCGACATTCTGGACTGAACGCATCGGGTCCGCGGCCGCACTGGCGACGCTGGACGCGATGGAAGATGTCGGGTCGTGGGACGTGATCACCGAGACAGGTCGAGACATTGGTGAGCGTTGGAAAAGCTTGGCCGCCAAGCACGGGTTAGACATCACCGTGGCGGGCCTGCCCGCGTTAACTGGCTTCTCCGTTGGAGGTGCGGATGCATTGATCTACAAGACGCTGATTACCCAAGAGATGTTGAAATCTGGCTACCTCGCAGGAACCAGCGTCTATGTCTGTACCGAACATTCGGACGAAGTGCTGGACGGCTACGTCGAAGCACTGGACCCCATTTTCGGACAGATTGCGGAATGCATGAACGGCCGCGATCCGATGGAACTGTTGGACGGACCAGTCTGCCACGCCGGTTTCGCGCGATTGGCGTGA
- a CDS encoding SMP-30/gluconolactonase/LRE family protein: MRSAVPEHVGDIRAGLGEGPVWDAERNRLVWIDIRHHRLYTTDVASGDTMQRDLPDAPGCVALADDGALVLGIGQQLLTITAGGSLQEVADLPEASIGRFNDGKPDAAGRFWVGTATSDGHYECSLWRHGAGQGFNQMAAGISMSNGLGWSPDGTEMYYVDSMTHRIDVFDFDLPTGSVSNRRPWVSLPEGQLPDGLCVDAEGCVWLAVWGQSCVICFAPNGMEERRIKVPTPMVTSCAFGGQDYRTLFITTACEDVDDPHAGRLFAADTGSKGLQPDRVRLAR, from the coding sequence ATGAGAAGCGCGGTGCCGGAACATGTCGGAGACATCCGAGCTGGCTTGGGCGAAGGTCCGGTCTGGGACGCGGAACGCAATCGGCTTGTCTGGATCGATATCCGGCATCACCGCCTCTACACGACGGATGTTGCATCTGGCGACACGATGCAGCGAGACCTGCCGGACGCCCCGGGATGCGTGGCCCTCGCCGACGACGGAGCTTTGGTCCTCGGCATCGGGCAACAGCTTTTGACCATCACGGCAGGGGGCTCGCTTCAGGAAGTCGCCGATCTTCCGGAGGCCAGTATCGGGCGTTTCAATGATGGCAAACCTGATGCTGCGGGGCGGTTTTGGGTCGGAACTGCCACGTCGGACGGGCATTATGAATGCAGCCTTTGGCGACATGGGGCGGGGCAGGGGTTTAACCAGATGGCCGCCGGAATTTCGATGTCGAACGGCCTTGGGTGGAGCCCCGATGGCACGGAAATGTACTATGTGGACTCGATGACCCACCGAATAGATGTGTTCGATTTCGATCTTCCGACAGGCTCGGTTTCTAATCGAAGGCCGTGGGTGTCGCTGCCGGAGGGCCAATTGCCCGATGGTCTGTGCGTAGATGCAGAGGGCTGCGTTTGGCTTGCGGTTTGGGGCCAATCTTGCGTGATTTGCTTTGCTCCGAATGGCATGGAAGAACGGCGGATCAAGGTGCCAACACCAATGGTGACAAGTTGCGCATTTGGCGGGCAGGACTACCGGACACTGTTCATCACGACCGCTTGTGAAGACGTCGACGATCCCCACGCAGGCCGCTTGTTTGCGGCGGATACCGGCAGCAAGGGATTGCAGCCCGACCGTGTCAGACTGGCTAGATGA
- a CDS encoding succinylglutamate desuccinylase/aspartoacylase family protein gives MTAPGLIETCHPTALSQHPLRVFTLTGVSPGPVLALIGAVHGDELEGPLTLSALMQYLDPARLCGQLILCPAANAEALAASTRCSPSDGLNLARCFPGDPKGAPTEVLAALIAEHVIRPADALVDLHSGGGPVDCPVFAGYGDAPATRTANLAMARAFGAPVIWRHPAPIASGRTLSEADASGIPAIYIEAGGGTFPTEDILEAYSDGVRRVMAHLGMIDSAPLTATAPLFVAGNGDLDAAIMAPASGLCSCRVSLLDKISAGQPCFDITDIDGRLLHTIAAQADGITMFLRRSRWVSKGDLLMASATPDD, from the coding sequence ATGACCGCCCCCGGATTGATTGAAACGTGCCACCCGACCGCACTGTCGCAGCATCCGCTGCGGGTGTTCACACTGACGGGGGTCAGCCCCGGCCCAGTCTTGGCGTTGATCGGGGCGGTTCATGGGGACGAGTTGGAAGGGCCGCTTACCTTGTCGGCCCTGATGCAATATCTTGATCCCGCACGTTTGTGCGGCCAGCTGATCCTGTGTCCCGCAGCAAACGCGGAGGCCCTTGCCGCCAGCACGCGCTGCTCTCCCTCCGATGGGCTCAATCTGGCGCGGTGCTTTCCCGGTGATCCCAAGGGCGCCCCGACCGAGGTTCTCGCGGCGCTTATTGCGGAGCATGTGATCCGTCCGGCGGACGCGCTGGTTGATCTGCACAGTGGCGGCGGCCCCGTCGATTGCCCGGTCTTCGCAGGCTACGGCGATGCCCCGGCAACTCGCACTGCAAATCTTGCGATGGCCCGCGCCTTCGGCGCGCCTGTAATCTGGCGCCACCCCGCGCCGATAGCGTCGGGGCGCACGTTGTCCGAGGCGGACGCCTCCGGTATTCCCGCGATCTACATCGAAGCGGGCGGCGGGACGTTCCCGACCGAAGATATACTGGAGGCCTATAGCGACGGCGTGCGTCGCGTCATGGCACACCTCGGGATGATCGACAGCGCTCCACTGACCGCGACCGCGCCCCTGTTCGTTGCGGGAAATGGCGATCTCGACGCCGCGATCATGGCTCCGGCCTCGGGGCTTTGCAGCTGCCGGGTTTCGCTTCTGGACAAGATCAGCGCCGGGCAACCTTGTTTTGACATCACGGATATAGATGGGCGTTTGTTGCATACGATCGCCGCGCAAGCCGATGGTATCACGATGTTCCTGCGGCGCAGCAGATGGGTGTCCAAGGGCGACCTCTTGATGGCGAGCGCGACGCCGGACGATTAA
- a CDS encoding SDR family oxidoreductase: protein MTDRVQKAGASDADRVVLVTGGGTGIGAASCARFAQDGATIVLCGIDTAPIEQVARSISDAGGTALPMTMDVTEADARTALFEEITSTFGRLDVLVNNAALIGQAALAPAKTQTLDHFERILSVNLTAAFAMAQLAYPLLFKSGGSIINVSSVGGSAAQFNAAAYCASKAGLDALTRSLALEWAKDRIRVNAIAPGDIQTETTDALKSGWEKGVGEKSDFARTTPLGRPGTAGEMADVIAFLASPAASFVTGEVVRADGGFLLY, encoded by the coding sequence ATGACTGACAGGGTTCAAAAGGCCGGCGCATCTGACGCGGACCGGGTCGTTCTTGTGACGGGTGGTGGCACCGGTATTGGCGCCGCAAGCTGCGCCCGATTTGCGCAGGACGGTGCAACAATCGTGCTGTGCGGCATTGATACCGCCCCGATTGAACAGGTTGCGCGGAGCATATCGGACGCGGGCGGCACGGCTTTGCCCATGACTATGGATGTTACCGAGGCCGACGCGCGCACCGCGCTGTTTGAGGAAATTACTTCGACCTTTGGGCGTCTGGACGTTCTGGTCAACAACGCCGCCCTTATCGGGCAGGCCGCACTTGCACCCGCCAAAACGCAAACACTGGACCATTTCGAGCGCATTCTGTCAGTCAATCTGACGGCCGCCTTCGCGATGGCGCAGCTTGCCTATCCGTTACTGTTCAAGTCCGGAGGCTCGATCATCAACGTCTCGTCTGTGGGTGGCAGCGCTGCCCAATTCAATGCGGCAGCCTACTGCGCGTCAAAGGCAGGGCTGGATGCTTTGACCCGGAGCCTCGCGCTTGAATGGGCGAAGGACAGGATCAGGGTCAACGCAATTGCACCGGGCGACATTCAGACCGAAACCACAGATGCCCTTAAATCCGGGTGGGAGAAGGGCGTCGGAGAGAAATCGGACTTTGCCCGCACGACACCGCTCGGCAGGCCCGGAACAGCGGGCGAAATGGCCGACGTGATCGCGTTTCTGGCCAGCCCCGCCGCCAGTTTTGTCACCGGAGAGGTCGTGCGCGCGGACGGTGGGTTTCTGCTTTACTAG
- a CDS encoding dihydrodipicolinate synthase family protein, translating into MSDFRPEGIWGAVLLPLSEAGNIDLGALTAMVDMLCQSGVAGIYTNGTAGEFFNQTEAEFDAITAIVLDRAEQAKIPVQIGVSNSNPRVARDRLKRIAGSGAVAAQVTLPDWWPPSAEERARFIAGMSEAGQRLPLVLYNPPTAKAHLNVDQIAALRAVTPDLVGVKVAGGDADWYAARRAKLGELSVFVAGHTVAFGRPLGADGSYSNVACLSPSGAVRQWEQIETDPIAALDLEARFRKFLHEAVTPLARNHGLSDAALDKAMAAAGGWLPIRPTLLWPYSGASDEMVAAIRASAQKFVPDLVHD; encoded by the coding sequence ATGTCGGATTTTCGGCCAGAAGGCATTTGGGGGGCAGTGCTACTGCCGCTGTCTGAAGCGGGCAACATAGACTTAGGCGCGCTCACAGCCATGGTGGATATGCTATGCCAAAGTGGCGTGGCGGGGATCTATACCAACGGGACGGCGGGCGAGTTCTTCAACCAGACCGAGGCGGAATTCGACGCCATCACCGCGATCGTTTTGGATAGGGCCGAGCAAGCCAAGATACCCGTACAGATTGGCGTCAGCAATTCCAACCCGCGCGTTGCACGCGACAGGCTGAAGCGGATTGCGGGCAGCGGCGCAGTTGCCGCGCAGGTGACATTACCCGACTGGTGGCCGCCTTCGGCGGAGGAGCGGGCACGGTTTATTGCTGGCATGTCTGAAGCGGGGCAGAGGCTACCCTTGGTCTTGTATAATCCCCCCACCGCCAAGGCGCATCTCAACGTGGACCAAATCGCCGCGCTGCGTGCGGTTACGCCGGATCTTGTTGGCGTCAAGGTCGCGGGTGGAGATGCGGATTGGTACGCGGCACGGCGCGCAAAACTAGGCGAATTGTCGGTGTTCGTGGCCGGGCATACCGTGGCTTTCGGTCGCCCTCTCGGGGCCGATGGCTCCTATTCCAATGTGGCCTGCCTGTCACCTTCGGGAGCTGTGCGTCAGTGGGAACAGATAGAAACGGACCCGATCGCAGCCCTTGATCTAGAGGCGCGTTTTCGGAAGTTCCTACATGAAGCGGTGACCCCTCTGGCCCGCAATCATGGGTTGTCGGATGCCGCCCTAGACAAAGCGATGGCGGCGGCGGGGGGCTGGCTACCAATTCGGCCAACGCTGCTTTGGCCCTATTCCGGCGCCAGCGACGAAATGGTTGCCGCGATCAGAGCCAGCGCACAGAAATTCGTGCCAGACTTGGTCCACGACTAG